AAATGCCGGGGTTGCATGTGCAGATATCGGAGATTATGAGGGAGCAGTTGTGTATTATGACAAAGCGCTCCAACTCTATCCGGATATTGCTGAAATACACTATAACAAAGGGGTCGCTTTGGAACATCTGGGATTGCGGCAGGAGGCAATATCAGAATATGAAGCTGCCATTGAACTCGACCCAAATCTCATTCAGGCGCAGGCCAATCTGTTTCTTCTGACAGCAGACTTCATCAACCCACTCACTATTGCAATCATAATCCTCGGAGGATGTATTCTGATTCTCATCCATCACCGGCACCGGAAAAAAGAAGAAATGGAGAAACGGGTGATGCAGGGGATCATACACGAATAACAATTACCCGCACAGAGGAGATGTGCCTACAATTTTTTTGATCTTTCGAGAGCAGTTCACCTGCATCCCCAACATAAATACCTGTTCACGAACCTCCACCCACCCCTCTCAAGGATTCCTGCACACAAGAACAGGTACCATCAGTTGCTATACTTTATGCATTCAATAAGAAAATGTCCTATATCACGAAAGAGGCTGGATATTAAATTCACATCCCAGTTTTCCGTGATACACGGTAGGA
Above is a window of Methanogenium organophilum DNA encoding:
- a CDS encoding tetratricopeptide repeat protein is translated as MRNTGSMGGCRIALAILSIVAFCVGVGTADIGTLPNTFGYANAGVACADIGDYEGAVVYYDKALQLYPDIAEIHYNKGVALEHLGLRQEAISEYEAAIELDPNLIQAQANLFLLTADFINPLTIAIIILGGCILILIHHRHRKKEEMEKRVMQGIIHE